GGGATCATCCGACGACGCGCGGGTGTCTGGAACTGATGGAGAGGCTGAGGCCTGGCGATGGGGATCTCGAGGGCCGCTTCGCAACAGCGGACGTCAGAACGGGAACGGGGATTCTGGCGATCAGGGCGGTGCAGCTCGGGCTCGGGCCTGTCGAGGCCTTCGACACCGAGGCGGACGCGGCGCGAAGCGCGCGGGAGAACGCCGAGCGCAACGGCGTCGCCGCGCAGATCGAGTTCCGCGAGGGCACGATGCCCCCACGCGGCGCAGGGCCATATCGATGGGTCCTGGCGAACATCCTGCTCGGGCCGCTCGAGACGCTCATGCCGCGCATGTCCCGATCGCTCGTGTCTGGGGGAGAGCTCGTGGCCGCGGGGATTCTGGCGGAGCAGGAGGATCGATTCGCGGAAGCGTGCGCCGGCGCGGGTTTCAAGGTCGTGGATCGGATTTGCGAGCGGGCGCAGCGGGGGGCGCGCCGCTGGCCGGTTCTGCTGTTGCGGAAGAGGAGGGGCCTCCGCTAGACTCGGAGATCTGAGCGGTGACGCGCGCAGTTGCCGGCGGCTTGCCGGAGCGGCGGTCGGCGGGAGCAACGCCTTGGCGGAGTGGCAGCCTGCCGGAGTCGAGCGCGCGAGGGCGCCGCAAGCGATTATTCCTCGGTAGCTCAATGGTAGAGCATGCGGCTGTTAACCGCAGGGTTGTAGGTTCGAGTCCTACCCGGGGAGCATGTGTCCTGGCTCTTCTCTCCACGTGGAAGGGCAGAGGGGGCTTCTGGGATGGGAGCAATGCGCACCCGTCCCCAATCCGTGGACTGCCGAGCCCGGCATTCTGCGCGGCGCAGCACAGCGGGATGGCCGCCGGCGCGAAGGGGGCTGGCCCATGACCGTAACGGATCTGTGTTTCGATCATGACCGTCTGAACGAGCTGTGCCGTCGCTACCACGTGGCGCGCCTTGAGGTTTTTGGCAGCTTCGCGAGAGGGGATGCGAGGCCGGAGAGCGATGTCGATGTCCTTGTCACTCTTGAGCCCGGGGTGGGAATCGGCCTCGAGTTCGTGGCGCTGAAGCAGGAGCTGGAGGGCTTGTTCGGTCGCAGGGTCGATCTGTTGACCCGAGCATCTGTGGAAAGATCGGCCAACAAGTACTTCCGCCGGTTCGCTCTCCAGCAGATCCGACCACTCTATGAACAAACCTGATCCTCTTGCTCGCGATCTCGTCAAGTGTGAGGACATGCGTCTGAACGCGGAGCGGGCGAGGCGACATCTTGGCTCTCGAACGCTGTCAGCGTTTCTTTCCGACGCGCTCGTTCAGGATGCCGTCATTCGATGTGTGGAGGTCATCGGCGAGGCAGCCCGACAGGTCAGCGGATCTAGTCGACAGCGGGCTCCCGCCGTGCCCTGGACTCTCATCATTGGCATGCGGAACATCCTGGTGCACGACTACGGAGAGGTCGACCTCGAGCAAGTCTATCGGGTGGCCCGTGAGCACCTACCGAATCTACTGAGTCAGCTTGGAGACCTGATCGCAGAACTCGAGCGAGATACTGGATGGCAGGGGGAGAAGGATGAGTAATCCGGGCGCCCCCGAGGTCTGCCAGGGGGCTGGCTGTTAACCGGGAGGTTGCAGGTTCGAGTCTGGTTCGGGGAGCCACTTGAAAACCGCGGACTATCCGCGGCGTCCCTGTTAGCGGAGAACCCCGAGAGCGAGAGCGATCGGGGTTTCTTCGTCTCCGGCCGCCCGGGAGGATATCCGCCCGCGGCCAATCCGCCGGCCGCGTACTCCGTTTCGTGAGAAAACGACCGGGGTCCGGTGGGATAGGTGGGGTTTCCCACCGCGGCCCGAAGAACCGCGGCGAAATGCTCAGATTCTGCTTTGAAAACGCCGGTCGAGTTGCATGAGGTCTGGTTGCGGTTTGTAGCGTGACCTGATAGCCCTGACGTGCGACGCATGGCGTGAGCCCCGGCACTAACGGCCATCCTTTGACCTCTATGCCACATCACCCGCCGGTAGCTCTCAGCCTCCCTACGGCAGTCGTGAGATGAGCGCTTCCTGCACGCGTCGGAGTGCCGCCGGCGGATCAAAGGAGGTGCCAAGCGCGAGGAGTGGGGGAACATCGCCGAGAAAGACCGCATCCTCGATCTTCTCCGCCAGGTTCTGTTCGAACTCTCTGCGCGAGACCCTCAATCCGTCATTCTCCATGTAACGTGTCAGGCACTGGACAATGCGTGCGGCATCCAGATCGGCCAGGTGTGCGAGAGCCTCTGACAAGTCGAACAAGTCGCGGCCCTTCTTTCGCTGGTATAGTGCTCGCAGTTTGGTTCCGAGAAGCTCCTCGGGCTGGTAAGTGAGCACATCGGCGGAGCCTGAGTACCAGGGGCTGTCTACTCGAAACGGCACTCGTCGCGGATCGAGGACGGAGAAGTGCTCTCTCGTTTTGATCTCGACCTTGAGCTTGAGCGGGGTGACCGGTCGCATCTCCGATTCGAATCGATAAACGAACGTCACCCGCCCTTGGCCCTGCTTCCAGCGCGGCTCCCCAAGCCAGGAATCGAGCTGTGCACGCATCGCGCGAAGCACGGGCCCGATCGGTTCGGCGTGAACCTGGACGAGATCAATGTCCTCGGAGTACCGAACTGCCGGTCGGAGAAGGAGCTTGTGGAGCGCGGTGCCCCGCGAAATGCGACCTCGCGGGAGAGGATGTCGTCAGAGTACAGATCGACGAGAGCCCGGCAGACAACGAGATCCTGCTCCACCTGGGCGTCGGTGGCCCACGGCGCCTGGGCTCGCCATACCGTGACGTGCGCGCGGGGAATCACGTGTCCGCCTCGATCTTCTCGTTGACAAGAATCCTCCAGCGGGCGTCCTTGCGTGTGCTGCGTATGGAGCGGTCGGGCCGGAGAGGAATGTACCGGGGACGCCGTTCCGCGATCCAGTTGGCGAGCGGGCCGGCGGGAACCTCCGCACCGACCTGTTCCAGAAGATATCCGAGGCGCTGCGCGTTCGGCAGGTCCCCCTCGATCCTCGCGACCTCCGCGAGGCGTCCCGCGTCGAGCTTCTCGGCGAGATCAGCAAGCACGGTGGCGACGTTGCCGATGTGACCGGCGGCCTCGACATAGCGCAGCAGGTCGAGCGCGGTCGCCTCCGGAGTGGCTACGCGCATGAATCCCGTTTCCGTCTTTGTCTCACTGGTCGGAGTTCGGTCGATCCGTAGCTTCTGGAAGAACCTGATGCGCGCTCGACCGGCGACGACCGGACGAAGTTGGACGTCAGTGATGACCTGGAATTCCTGAGGCTGCTGATGGGCCGCGCTGTGCAGAGCTGCTGCACTCAAGAGCCCCACGTAGTAGCGACGGCCGCAGAACTTCATCAGCTCGTCGACGAACCAGCTTGGGGGTGGCGCTCCGGCGTGGCGGTACTCGACAGGCACGATGACGAAGAAGCCTCGGCGGGGGACAGCAAGGCGGCGCCTGGCCGCCAACCGCTGCACCGATTTCTTGAGGGCCTCATCGTTTGTCCGCAGCGCTTCGAGCGCTGTTTCGCGCGTCAGTACGTAGCGCCCGGCCGCCTGATAGGAATCCACCAGGTCGGCAAGACCTTTGGGTTGCGACTGCTCGTCCTTGGGCGACATTGGCCAGCCCTCCGTCTACCGTGCCGGTGATGCGGAGGGTACCTCCTCGTGCCGTGGGCGTGCAATACATATGCGAAAAGGGACGTAGAGTGTCCCTTTTGGCGTATGGACTGGCGCGAGGGCGAAGAAGGGAGTACGAGTGGCGGCGGAGCCTCCTGCCAATCGCTTCCCCGTGTCCCCCGCAGAGTGCCAATGACCAGCCGAGTCCAACCAATAGCGTATCAACCTCCTGCGACCTGCATCGGAGGTGTCACCGAGGCGACCTGGGACACTTCGCACCGATTCAGAGTCGGCTACGCCGCGATGAGGGCACCCACGAACGCCCGGACGGTTCGAGCAATTCCCTGTCCGGGGAGCCATTTGAACGCCGCGGACTTCCCGCGGCGTTCCTGTTAGCGGAGAGCCCTGAGAGCGAGAGCGATCGGGGTTTCTACGAAACGCGCCTCGGGCAAGCGGTATCGCGTGGTCCTCAGACTCCGGGCGCGGTCTCTGGTTCGAGACAATCGCGAACTTACGAATCGCCACGCCAGACTTCGACCCTACAAGGGTTGTGGCGCGATGTCGTTTCAGATCCCGCACCCGACGGGGTGAACTACCGGTGGTCTCCCGATCGCCGGTAATAGAGTCTTTTCGGGTCGGTCGGACTGCTACCGATCTCGACGACCGATCCTCGGTCAACCAGGCTCCTCAGCCTGGTGCGGGCCGAACGCGGAGACAGGCCCACGAGTTCCGCGACCTGCCTTGTGCTGAGTCCGCCGCCGTCTTCAATGGCCTGCAGAATCCGGGTTTCGACCGGGTCCACGGGCGGGGGGGACTGCCCCAAGAGCCGGAAGATCACTCGGAAGTGAGTGCCGACCTCCAGAAACTCCGGTCGGGGAAGGCCGTGGGTCCGGCAAGCGTCGATCATTCTCCCGATGCCGCTGCCCCATTGCTCAATGAGCCCCAGCTCCTTGAACACGCGCCCGATGACACGGTTGCGCAGCCGGGAGACGCCGGCCTGGATGTCGTCCACCGTGAGCCCGAAGGGGAGGAGGCCGGGGCTCTCCACTTCCACGCGGTCATCGAACACCGCGATCCGAATTGGCGCACCCCTCTGGCTGTAGTCGGAGTGGGTGATCGCGTTGATCACCGCCTCTCGTACCGCCGGCAACGGGATGCTCCAGTGTTCTTCTCGGCGGATCCCCTCGACCCGGAAGGACCGGAGGGCGTGTTTCTGGACGAACTCGACCGTCTTGGAGATGGCGGCAGCGGGATAGTCGTGGATATCGTCAGTGTCCAGGATGTGCGTGCGCGTCGTGCCCGAAAACCTGCCGACCTGCACCCAGGCGTCCGGAAAGGCCACCGCGCGCTGGACGCCGAAGAGGAGAATCCCGCCGTTCGTCGGCACAAGCCGCCTCTGATGCCGGGTTAGAAGGCGGAGCGACTCCAGATCCTCCCGTCTCAGCTTCCGCACCGGGGCGAAGAGCTCTGAAGCTGCTCTGAAGTCGATGGCTTCAGAGCTCAGGGTCGGTAGCGGGAGCTCGTCATAGGATTCGTCACGGGCCGTTCGCTTCAGTTCCTCGCGCAAGGCCTCGTCGGCCAGGCGGTTGGAAGCGCCCACGCGGACGTACGTTCCGCGCTCTACCCCCTCCACGTTGACGTGGTGTGGCGGGGTGGAGCTCGGGAACACTTCGACGACGATGACCTCCTTGTCGCGCCACGGCCAGACCTCGATGGCGGGCATGAGCGGCGGGGTGATGCCCGTGGCCACCACATTCGCCAGTCGCTCCTGGACGTCGAGCGCCGACTCTCTGTTCGAGAAGGATCCCGGTCGGGCACGATCCGCGACGGTCTCCGGCCGTCCCGATCGGGTCGAGACTCACTGCGTCTCTCCCCAAACGGAGGGAGTGGCTCGCGGACCCGGAACGCTCCCACCTCAGACGAGACGGGGTTCGAACTCGTCCCCCTCGGTGATCGGCAAGGTGAGCCGAGCGGGCCGCGCGCAACGGCTTGCGAAGCCTCAGAAGACATCCCCCGAGTGCAACGCCCTCAGGAATCCGGTCACTGGGAGAACGCGGACATTCTCGAAATCGTAGGCCCTGGACCCCGTGTAGATGCCGAAGCAGCGATCGACCTTCAGTCCCGACTGCGCGGCAAGCTCGGTCATCGGCTTCTCCCACGATCGATCCCATTTGGGAGAGAGCTTGACCTCGATGGCCACGACCTGCGGCGCCCTGCCGGTCTGACGTTTGCGGGTCTCGACGATAAAGTCAATCTCCACGCCAGAGGCTGTGCGGTAGTACGAAATCTGGCGATGTTTGCCCGCGGTCTCGTTGAAGACACGGAGTTCATGGTAGATCATGGTCTCCAGCGCCGTGCCTCGCCACGACCGATCCAGGGGATCACGATGCAGCCCCGCTGCCGCCCGAGCCACCCCCGGATCGAACCAGTAGAACTTGGGGTGAGCGGACTCCCGAACCTTGACCCCGGGTCTCCAGGCCGGGAGAAAGTGTCCGAGGAGTGTGTCCGTCAAGATAGCGAAGTACGTGTCAACGGTGCTGCGCGGCACAGCGGCTTCGCGGGCGATATTGTGCCCGTTGACCGCCTGACCATTCATCTGTCCGGCGACCCCTAGAAACCGGAGGAACGGCGGCACGTTCCGGACGAGGCCTTCCTCTCTGATTTCCTCCTTGAGGTACGTGTTCACGTAGGCGGCCAGGATCTCCGGCGCCTGGGATCGATCCATCTGGACGGACGGCAGGAGGCCCCAATCGATCGAGAAACCCGGATCGAATCTATCCCGCAACTCCGCCGCAGAGAACCCCTCCATGTTGAGAGTCAGCGCCCTCCCGGCGAGCAGGTTTGCGCCGCCTCGGCGCAGCTTCCGCGCCGGAGAGCCACAGAGAGCGAAACGCCAGCGACGGGACTCCATCAATCGATGGACCTCGTCGAGCAGAGCGGGCGCTTTCTGGATTTCGTCGAGGATGATCCAGGAGTTCGCCGAACGGTTGCCGATGATCGCTTCCAGGCGATGGGGATCGCGGGCCAGCTCGAGATAGAGCGAGGCATCGAGCAGGTCGAGGCGAGGAGCCCCCGGGAAAGTCTGCCTGAGCCAGGTGCTCTTGCCCGTCCCCCGCGGGCCGAAGAGGAAGAACGACCTCGTGGGAGGAGCAAGAAGCCGGGGGATGTGCGCAGCGGGTCGCATGTCGACAAGATACACTTCTGTTGGACAATTGCAATGGATTTGTCCAGGTCGTGGGACAGTCGGGCAGCCGGCGGGG
This portion of the Candidatus Eisenbacteria bacterium genome encodes:
- a CDS encoding 50S ribosomal protein L11 methyltransferase, giving the protein MSPAVPPHRADGTGARGYPERVMTEDPSLQLMLVRTSEPAAEALEALLEEMGVLGSAVERRRGARLVLLQAYFPGDAIVPLEWAREKLRELRANGVPVGPAEVRARPMRGEDWAESWKRHFKAIRATERLIVLPSWEEAPAGEIDLIRLDPGMAFGLGDHPTTRGCLELMERLRPGDGDLEGRFATADVRTGTGILAIRAVQLGLGPVEAFDTEADAARSARENAERNGVAAQIEFREGTMPPRGAGPYRWVLANILLGPLETLMPRMSRSLVSGGELVAAGILAEQEDRFAEACAGAGFKVVDRICERAQRGARRWPVLLLRKRRGLR
- a CDS encoding nucleotidyltransferase family protein, which translates into the protein MTVTDLCFDHDRLNELCRRYHVARLEVFGSFARGDARPESDVDVLVTLEPGVGIGLEFVALKQELEGLFGRRVDLLTRASVERSANKYFRRFALQQIRPLYEQT
- a CDS encoding DUF86 domain-containing protein — protein: MNKPDPLARDLVKCEDMRLNAERARRHLGSRTLSAFLSDALVQDAVIRCVEVIGEAARQVSGSSRQRAPAVPWTLIIGMRNILVHDYGEVDLEQVYRVAREHLPNLLSQLGDLIAELERDTGWQGEKDE
- a CDS encoding winged helix-turn-helix transcriptional regulator translates to MATGITPPLMPAIEVWPWRDKEVIVVEVFPSSTPPHHVNVEGVERGTYVRVGASNRLADEALREELKRTARDESYDELPLPTLSSEAIDFRAASELFAPVRKLRREDLESLRLLTRHQRRLVPTNGGILLFGVQRAVAFPDAWVQVGRFSGTTRTHILDTDDIHDYPAAAISKTVEFVQKHALRSFRVEGIRREEHWSIPLPAVREAVINAITHSDYSQRGAPIRIAVFDDRVEVESPGLLPFGLTVDDIQAGVSRLRNRVIGRVFKELGLIEQWGSGIGRMIDACRTHGLPRPEFLEVGTHFRVIFRLLGQSPPPVDPVETRILQAIEDGGGLSTRQVAELVGLSPRSARTRLRSLVDRGSVVEIGSSPTDPKRLYYRRSGDHR
- a CDS encoding ATP-binding protein produces the protein MRPAAHIPRLLAPPTRSFFLFGPRGTGKSTWLRQTFPGAPRLDLLDASLYLELARDPHRLEAIIGNRSANSWIILDEIQKAPALLDEVHRLMESRRWRFALCGSPARKLRRGGANLLAGRALTLNMEGFSAAELRDRFDPGFSIDWGLLPSVQMDRSQAPEILAAYVNTYLKEEIREEGLVRNVPPFLRFLGVAGQMNGQAVNGHNIAREAAVPRSTVDTYFAILTDTLLGHFLPAWRPGVKVRESAHPKFYWFDPGVARAAAGLHRDPLDRSWRGTALETMIYHELRVFNETAGKHRQISYYRTASGVEIDFIVETRKRQTGRAPQVVAIEVKLSPKWDRSWEKPMTELAAQSGLKVDRCFGIYTGSRAYDFENVRVLPVTGFLRALHSGDVF